The stretch of DNA ATTTTATGAAAATGACAACCGCTTGGCCAGCACTTGTAAAGCTTTTGGTCTACTCGCTATTTTGATCTCTTGCTTAGGCTTGTTTGGCTTAGCTACCCATGCAGCGGCACAACGGAAAAAAGAAATTGGTGTCCGAAAAGTCCTAGGCGCTACGGTCGTGGGTATCGTGGGTCTGCTGTCTAAAGATTTCCTGAAATTAGTGTTCATTGCACTCCTGCTAGCTTCTCCATTGGCTTGGTATGTCATGAACACCTGGCTCCAAAATTTTGCTTATCGCATTGCTATTCCCTGGTGGGTGTTTTTATTGGCAGGTATTACTGCCATTTTAATTGCGACCCTCACCGTTAGCTATCAGAGTGTTAAGGCGGCACTGGTCAACCCTGTTGAGTCGTTATATAATGAATAATTAAATCACCATTTAAAATAAAGCTTATGAAAAAGACTATTATGCTCACATTGGTCAACTTGTTGGTCTTTATGACAAGTGCCAGTTTTGCACAAAATAAGGTCATCGACAAAACGTACCAAGACATTAAAAAAATAGAAATCAATGTTGGTGCTAGTGACCTGACTGTTAAAAAAAGTGGCTCGCAGGACACGCAGGTAATGGGAGAATATAACGAGGATCAAATTGAGGTGATAATGCAGGTTAACAATGGCACATTGGTCATTCGCGAAAAAACGCGGCGCAACAGCCATAATGAACAGTCTAATTGGACCTTAATTGTGCCCGAGGGTATGCAGATCTCTAGCAATTCCGGTTCTGGGAACATTAGGATTGGCGATGTTGCTTTAAATCTTCAGGCTAATGTAGGTTCTGGAAATTTCAGTTTTGACAAAGTAGGTGGTAACATGCAGGTTAATACTGGTTCTGGTAACATCGAAATTAATGGCTCTGATGCCGAATTTGGATGTAATACGGGATCAGGCAATATAGAGGTGTCCAAATCGGAAGGGAAATTTCAGCTCAATACTGGTTCGGGACAAGTTAGCCTGCAAACCGTAAGCGGCAAAATTTCAGCCAATACGGGCTCTGGCGATGTGAATGGCAGAGATATCGCTATAACAGGCCACTCTGGTTTTAACTCAGGATCTGGGAAAGTGGCAGTCCAATTAGGAAGTGCTCCCAAGGCTGATTTTAGTGTAAATTCCGGGTCAGGTAATTCTACGCTGGATTTCAATGGCCAGAATTTTGACGGCGAATTGGTCATGAAATGCAATAAAAAAAGTGGAAGTATCGCTGCCCCTTTCCGTTTTGACACCGAAGAAGAGCAACGAAATGGCAATAATTATACCCTTCGCAAGACAAAAAAATTTGGCAATTTGGATATAAAAGTTCAAGTATCCACCGGCTCCGGACAAGCCAAAGTGATTGCCCCTTAATCGTTCAATCCGTTCCTGCTGATGTCAGTAAAAAAAGCCTACATCAGCAGGCATTTTTCACAACAGGCCTCCTTTCATCTACCAATTATGGTTGTACTTGACGGTTACTTGCAAGAAATAAGGAACATGAGGTTTGAGCGTCTATTTTCTATTTGTCTTGGCTAACCAGGCATTTACAAAGATACTGGGTTACAAGATTTGCTTTTCCACCTTTTTGCGAAAAAAGGTGGAGCCAAAACCGCCGCCTGACGCATCTTCGGCTAAAACAGTCTTCCACTACGTTGCACAAAAGAAACTCGCCATTGGTTTTGGGTGACTACTTAAATATTGTTGATTATCAGTCATTTATAGCTAAGCCTGCTTGCTTCGAAGCTCAAACAGTTTTTTGTGCGGGCTCTTCGTTTCAGACTGTTTTTTAACGCCGAATCTGCTAATGGCGGACTCCTTCATCGCAAACCTTACGTTAAGGAATAAAAATAGGACATCGCATTTTATCCCTTCCTCGACATAAGCTTTATCTTTACAAAAACGAAAAGCCATGTCTAAGTACCTTACAACTGTACTTTCCTTTCTATGGGGGGGTATTTTTTTGATAAGTTGTCAATCCAATACCTCTCCCGAACATACCTCCAGTCCAAGCATCACCAAACCTAACATTGTCTATATTCTTGCCGACGACCTGGGTTACGGCGATCTTAGTGTTTTCGGGCAAAAGCATTTTCAAACGCCCCATATTGATGCATTAGCCAATCAGGGCATGATACTTAGCCAGCATTATGCAGGCACCACCGTTTGTGCGCCCTCCCGGTCCAGTTTACTAACGGGTCTGCATACGGGGCACACACCCATCAGAGGCAATAAACGCACTCCGCCGGAAGGCCAGGAGCCGCTACCTGCGGCGAGTGTGACCATTGCCGAAAAACTCAAGGAAGCAGGCTATATCACTGGCGCATTTGGCAAGTGGGGCCTGGGCGGCCCCGGCTCCGTTGGCGCTCCCGAAAACCAAGGATTTGATACCTTTTTTGGCTACTTGTGCCAAACCCTGGCACACAATTATTACCCCTATCACCTCTGGGATAATGACCAAAAAGTCGTGCTGAAAGAAAATGAAGGACAGTTGGAAGGGGTTTATGCCCCGGAAATGATTCACCAGCAGGCGCTCGATTTCATCCAACAACATAAAGACACCAGTTTCTTTCTTTATTATCCTACGGTTATTCCACATGCCGAATTATTTGCTCCCGAACGCTATATGGAAAAATTCCGTGGCCAGTTTTTACCCGAAAAATCATTTCAAGGAGTCGATGAAGGCGAAAGGTTTCGCTTGGGGCCCTATGGCTCTCAAGAAGAAGGGCATGCCGCCTTTGCGGCGATGGTCACCTTACTGGATGACCAAGTCGGGGAGATAGTCGCTACTCTTCAAGCCTTGGGCTTGGCAGAAAACACGCTTATTATCTTTACCTCTGATAATGGCCCTCACCTGGAAGGAGGTGCCGATCCCGATTTCTTTGACAGCAATGGCCCCCTAACGGGTTATAAAAGAGACCTTTACGAGGGCGGCATCAGGGTGCCAACGCTTGCCTATTGGCCAGGAAAGATTGCCGCGGGAAGCAAAAGTGAGCATGCCTCGGCCTTTTGGGATTTTTTCCCTACTGCTTGCGAGTTGGCGGGCCTTGAGGTAGATGATGACATTGATGGCATTTCCTACCTACCTACCCTATTGGGAAAAGAGCAGAAGGAACACGATTACCTTTATTGGGAATTTCACGAAAAGGGTGGTCGACAAGCCATCAGAAAGGGAAATTGGAAGGCAGTGAAGTATGACATTTTTAAAAACCCGAACAAACCCATGGAGTTATATGATTTGTCTAATGATCTTGGCGAACAACATGATGTCGCTACCCAACATCCGGAAATAGTGCGGGAAATGCAAGCCATCTTTCAACAGGCGAGAGAGGAATCTCAGGTATTTCCGTTTGAAGCCAACATAAAGGTAGAATAATAGGGATTCAAAATAAGCAAGGGGAAAGCCAAAGTCGGAAATTTACCCCATTTTATGCACAACCGTCTCCGACAAACGGGTCCGCATGGCGCTAATGTCGCTGGGGCGAATCCGGCAACAGCCACCAAAGACCCGAACCCCCAAGTGGTACCATTCTTCGACCAAATCGACTACTTGTGAGGAGTCGCTCCCTGAAACCCAGCACTTTCCTTGGGCATCCCAATTCTCTCCGCGATTAGGATATACCACATAAGGAATAGCTACCGCTTGATCGACCGATCCTAGTAGCGGACTGATGAAATGAGGGGCAGTACAATTGATCCCAACTCCAATGATTTGCGGGGAACTGGCGGCCAAAGCCACGGCCTCCCTGAATGGCTCTCCACTTGACAAGCTGGTGCCATTTTGGCAACTAAAACAAAGGTACCCTTGCTGAGAAGGAAAGGATTCCAACAATCGGAGAAACGCTTGAGCCTCCGTCAGGCAAGGAATGGTCTCCATAGCTAATATATCCGGAGAAGCGGCGATCAAAGCTTCCATCCGTGGCTGATGGAAATCGATCAAGGCCTGCTCCGTCAAGCCATATTGCCCCCTATACTCCGAACCATCGGCCAGGAAGGCGCCATATGGCCCAATGGAAGCCGCTACGAGGGGATAGGTTCTGTCTATTCTTGGGGTTTCCGCTTTCCAAAATAAGACTCGTGCTGTTTGTGCCAATTGGATGCTTTGGGCAAAAATCGCTTTCGCTTGTGCAGGGTTTAAACCACGCTTGGCCAAACCTTCGAAGGTTGCTTGGTAGGAAGCAGTGATGGCTATATCTGCACCGGCTTTGTAATAATCATAGTGCAGGTCAAAAATAGATTGGGGGTCTTCCATCAGCAACTTAGCGGACCATAATTCATCCTTGAGGTCTGCGCCCCTGAAAGTCAATTCACTGGCTAAGCCCCCGTCGAGCATGACAAAGCCTTGTTGTTGGAGGAAGGGGGTGAAAAGGGTATTGGGCATGGGTATGGATTGATGGTTGATCAAACTTTGATCCTCCTTGGTTTTTTAGTTACACAGAGATTCGCAGAGGGGTTTTATTTTCTCCGCGTACTCCGCTCCTCTGTGTAACTCCGTGTAACTACCTCCTTCTTGGTTCTTTTAGTTACGCAGCGATTCGCAGAGGACGCAGAGGGGGGTATTTCTTTTTCCACTCCGCCATGTAACTTCCTCCTCGATCCTACTATTTAGGTAGATAAGCCATCCGTTTGAATTGTAATCTAAATGTTTCAGGGCCAATGGGTAAGACCATTTGGAAACGGTCGGCTAATTCGCTTTTGGAAAAAAGGACTTTACCCACTACTCGCTCCCCTTTCCTAAGTGTTGTTTTCCGGAGGGAAAAATCTGTCCAAAACCAGCGATCTTTAGGGTTGGGGGGCGGGAGGTTCTCTACCCCAGGACCAGAAGCGGCATTGATTACCAGCGAGGGGGCAATGGAAACGACCTCAAGCGC from Saprospiraceae bacterium encodes:
- a CDS encoding DUF4097 family beta strand repeat-containing protein translates to MKKTIMLTLVNLLVFMTSASFAQNKVIDKTYQDIKKIEINVGASDLTVKKSGSQDTQVMGEYNEDQIEVIMQVNNGTLVIREKTRRNSHNEQSNWTLIVPEGMQISSNSGSGNIRIGDVALNLQANVGSGNFSFDKVGGNMQVNTGSGNIEINGSDAEFGCNTGSGNIEVSKSEGKFQLNTGSGQVSLQTVSGKISANTGSGDVNGRDIAITGHSGFNSGSGKVAVQLGSAPKADFSVNSGSGNSTLDFNGQNFDGELVMKCNKKSGSIAAPFRFDTEEEQRNGNNYTLRKTKKFGNLDIKVQVSTGSGQAKVIAP
- a CDS encoding arylsulfatase, which gives rise to MSKYLTTVLSFLWGGIFLISCQSNTSPEHTSSPSITKPNIVYILADDLGYGDLSVFGQKHFQTPHIDALANQGMILSQHYAGTTVCAPSRSSLLTGLHTGHTPIRGNKRTPPEGQEPLPAASVTIAEKLKEAGYITGAFGKWGLGGPGSVGAPENQGFDTFFGYLCQTLAHNYYPYHLWDNDQKVVLKENEGQLEGVYAPEMIHQQALDFIQQHKDTSFFLYYPTVIPHAELFAPERYMEKFRGQFLPEKSFQGVDEGERFRLGPYGSQEEGHAAFAAMVTLLDDQVGEIVATLQALGLAENTLIIFTSDNGPHLEGGADPDFFDSNGPLTGYKRDLYEGGIRVPTLAYWPGKIAAGSKSEHASAFWDFFPTACELAGLEVDDDIDGISYLPTLLGKEQKEHDYLYWEFHEKGGRQAIRKGNWKAVKYDIFKNPNKPMELYDLSNDLGEQHDVATQHPEIVREMQAIFQQAREESQVFPFEANIKVE
- the mmuM gene encoding homocysteine S-methyltransferase translates to MPNTLFTPFLQQQGFVMLDGGLASELTFRGADLKDELWSAKLLMEDPQSIFDLHYDYYKAGADIAITASYQATFEGLAKRGLNPAQAKAIFAQSIQLAQTARVLFWKAETPRIDRTYPLVAASIGPYGAFLADGSEYRGQYGLTEQALIDFHQPRMEALIAASPDILAMETIPCLTEAQAFLRLLESFPSQQGYLCFSCQNGTSLSSGEPFREAVALAASSPQIIGVGINCTAPHFISPLLGSVDQAVAIPYVVYPNRGENWDAQGKCWVSGSDSSQVVDLVEEWYHLGVRVFGGCCRIRPSDISAMRTRLSETVVHKMG